Proteins co-encoded in one Arthrobacter alpinus genomic window:
- a CDS encoding TIGR01906 family membrane protein, whose amino-acid sequence MSENSKPQDSETLDQPASEPAPAGPAQHGLLARVQSEAAAGADAAAAEKARARRAAAPVAESSVSKIKLEESAHPEPMRPASRMPRLPSDEEIASALAKSVSDAETGKAAGKTGTVSVAEPADAAVNTESAEDSAAMRPSAEELAKRKAARDKAANTKPVLPRVFQVLIAVFYPIVLLVLAIRLVTTSTFLWIEYHRPGFPSDSFGFTTDDRITYGSYTVDYLLNFASPRYLGDLVNSAGNPLFLSREVVHMADVKTVIVMAFLTALVLAIIMVIGMVYLSRRSFGGNRRAFFAGSIVTLALIIVLGIFAVTGWEAFFTEFHKIFFANGTWTFYTDDTLIRLFPSQFWMDSGIFIGAFVFVVSSLTLAFTWPTKDRRVAVSAAMRPGRRAA is encoded by the coding sequence GTGAGCGAGAATTCAAAGCCCCAAGACTCAGAGACCCTCGATCAGCCGGCCAGCGAGCCGGCGCCCGCGGGTCCGGCACAGCACGGCCTTTTGGCGCGCGTACAGTCCGAGGCCGCTGCTGGCGCCGACGCTGCCGCGGCTGAAAAGGCGCGTGCTCGGCGGGCGGCGGCACCCGTTGCCGAGAGTTCCGTCTCCAAGATCAAACTGGAGGAATCGGCTCATCCGGAACCCATGCGTCCGGCCTCGAGGATGCCACGACTCCCCAGCGATGAGGAAATTGCCTCGGCATTGGCCAAGAGCGTTTCCGATGCTGAAACAGGAAAAGCAGCGGGAAAAACTGGCACAGTGAGCGTTGCCGAGCCAGCCGACGCCGCCGTAAATACGGAGTCTGCTGAGGACAGCGCAGCCATGCGTCCCTCTGCCGAGGAGCTGGCCAAGCGCAAGGCGGCCAGAGACAAGGCAGCGAACACCAAGCCGGTACTGCCGCGCGTGTTCCAGGTGTTGATTGCCGTGTTCTACCCGATCGTGCTGTTGGTGTTAGCCATCAGACTGGTCACCACTTCAACCTTCTTGTGGATTGAATACCACCGTCCGGGGTTCCCCTCTGACAGCTTTGGTTTCACCACTGACGATCGCATTACATACGGCTCCTACACGGTTGACTACCTGCTCAACTTTGCCTCGCCACGGTACTTGGGGGACCTGGTCAATTCGGCGGGTAATCCGCTGTTCCTGAGCAGGGAAGTAGTTCACATGGCCGATGTCAAGACCGTCATTGTCATGGCGTTCCTGACCGCGCTCGTGCTGGCGATCATCATGGTCATCGGTATGGTTTACCTTTCGCGCCGCAGCTTTGGCGGCAATCGCCGGGCCTTCTTCGCCGGCTCCATTGTCACCTTGGCGCTCATCATTGTCCTGGGCATCTTCGCAGTCACCGGGTGGGAAGCGTTCTTCACCGAGTTCCATAAGATCTTCTTCGCCAATGGGACGTGGACCTTCTACACCGACGACACCCTCATCCGGCTCTTCCCGAGTCAGTTCTGGATGGATTCTGGCATCTTCATAGGCGCCTTCGTCTTCGTGGTCTCATCTTTGACCTTGGCGTTCACGTGGCCCACTAAAGATCGGCGCGTGGCTGTGTCTGCCGCCATGCGTCCGGGCAGGCGCGCCGCTTAA
- a CDS encoding metallopeptidase family protein, which yields MQFKANDGEQSLRISLDPQESDPAREENPAARSFVARRRDRHGRGLRGPVLDAGLPGSRTRGQKFDDLVVDSADRLRTLWPEALATVEYLVEEVPERLEALLASGAQAPLGKYVPARPATAGNLGEPASIAIYRHPVEALCDNAGQVRELVHEVLVEQVAGLLNIDPDSVDPLFRHHRGH from the coding sequence ATGCAGTTCAAGGCAAATGACGGCGAACAGTCCCTAAGAATCTCACTGGATCCCCAAGAATCTGATCCGGCCCGGGAAGAAAATCCTGCGGCTCGCAGCTTCGTTGCGCGCCGTCGTGACAGGCACGGGCGGGGTTTACGTGGGCCGGTGCTCGACGCGGGGCTGCCGGGCTCAAGGACCCGTGGGCAGAAATTTGATGACCTCGTGGTGGACTCCGCCGATAGGTTGCGCACCTTGTGGCCCGAAGCGTTAGCAACCGTGGAATACCTCGTCGAAGAGGTTCCCGAACGGCTTGAGGCGCTTCTAGCATCCGGCGCCCAGGCTCCCTTGGGAAAATATGTGCCTGCCCGCCCGGCCACTGCCGGGAACTTGGGCGAACCAGCCTCCATTGCCATTTACCGGCACCCGGTGGAAGCCCTCTGTGACAATGCCGGACAAGTCCGGGAACTGGTTCATGAAGTGCTCGTGGAACAAGTGGCCGGGCTCCTGAACATTGATCCGGACTCAGTAGACCCGTTGTTCCGGCACCACCGAGGTCACTAG
- a CDS encoding SGNH/GDSL hydrolase family protein → MGLEAAPRDMEGQRPPVPSGVDFVPPSVADGTNLTALAANGHTPPAPPHPWRRFVAVGDSFTEGLDDPEPRSPGEYRGWADRVAEELSTGVPDFAYANLAVRGQLLQEVVGTQITPALALNPDLVSIQAGGNNLLHPGADPDKLAALLESAVVRLRSQGVTVVIFAGPDAGRSTVMGQFRTKIAIFNENMRSIAEHHDALIADLWAMTQLHDSRMWSVDRLHPSAMGHHEVAAMVLNTLNVPHSLVPLTPKPLPAKSWREARVGEILWARDYLVPFVLRGIRHESPNGGFGAKRPVPAPLHAVPLTTPAPIFGNPVPPLVGRGNDQEAHPR, encoded by the coding sequence ATGGGACTTGAAGCTGCACCCCGGGACATGGAGGGTCAGAGACCTCCTGTGCCCTCGGGGGTAGATTTTGTGCCCCCGTCGGTAGCTGATGGCACAAATCTGACTGCATTGGCCGCGAACGGTCATACGCCTCCGGCTCCACCGCACCCCTGGCGCCGATTCGTTGCGGTGGGGGATTCCTTCACAGAGGGACTGGACGATCCCGAGCCACGCAGCCCGGGCGAATACCGGGGCTGGGCAGACAGGGTGGCGGAAGAGCTGAGTACCGGAGTGCCTGATTTTGCCTATGCCAACTTGGCCGTCAGGGGGCAGCTGCTTCAGGAGGTCGTGGGTACCCAGATAACTCCAGCGCTTGCTCTCAACCCTGATCTGGTCTCCATCCAGGCCGGCGGAAACAACTTGCTGCATCCGGGGGCAGACCCGGACAAACTCGCGGCATTGCTTGAGAGTGCCGTTGTGCGCCTGCGCTCGCAAGGGGTGACAGTGGTGATTTTTGCTGGTCCCGACGCGGGCAGGTCCACCGTGATGGGTCAGTTCCGGACCAAGATTGCCATCTTCAACGAAAATATGCGCAGCATCGCCGAACACCACGACGCACTGATCGCGGATCTGTGGGCCATGACTCAACTGCACGATTCGCGCATGTGGAGCGTGGACCGGCTGCACCCCTCCGCCATGGGTCACCATGAGGTGGCCGCCATGGTGCTGAACACCCTTAATGTGCCACATTCACTGGTGCCACTGACGCCTAAACCACTCCCGGCGAAGAGCTGGCGCGAGGCAAGGGTGGGTGAGATCCTGTGGGCCCGGGATTACCTGGTGCCGTTTGTGTTGAGGGGCATTCGCCATGAGTCTCCAAACGGCGGCTTTGGGGCCAAGCGACCTGTTCCGGCACCACTCCACGCTGTTCCACTGACCACCCCGGCACCGATTTTTGGGAATCCGGTGCCACCACTGGTTGGACGAGGAAATGACCAAGAGGCCCATCCTAGATGA
- a CDS encoding L,D-transpeptidase, with protein MAELKETKKARGGLRIALISLVAVGIAITGAGCNILPAETAPGAGSQGTESAGATAAPSTVQATPATTDMTPATGTEAFNPATEVSAMVTNGTVAKAVLEEKATGTPVAGELVVSGRKWISKEPLKFGTDYILSITSEDAGGNKNTSHSAFSTVAASHEADAWVYPAADSTVGVAQPLEFNFSEPVVNKEAVEKAITITTSTGQKGAFRWYSDTMVRYRAETYWPANSKLTVNMALFGTDIGNGMIYNANRAYGVNIGNKVVMEADATNKFVNIFVNDQLSKTFPASMGSETFPSASGFMVLTADKQRHATFKASTIGLKPGDPGDYGSVDVEYATRLSNSGIFIHEATAFAIPYLGITNLSHGCIGLSHEGAGWVFENMRPGDLVHTVGTPNDTILPTDGFGDWNFAFADYASR; from the coding sequence ATGGCTGAGTTGAAAGAGACCAAGAAGGCCCGCGGGGGATTGCGGATTGCCTTGATCTCACTTGTCGCAGTTGGCATAGCCATCACCGGTGCCGGTTGTAACATCCTGCCGGCGGAGACTGCTCCCGGTGCAGGTTCGCAAGGCACGGAGTCCGCTGGCGCCACCGCCGCGCCCTCCACCGTGCAGGCCACACCAGCCACCACGGACATGACGCCAGCCACCGGCACAGAAGCATTCAACCCGGCCACAGAAGTCTCCGCCATGGTCACCAACGGCACGGTGGCCAAGGCCGTTCTGGAAGAAAAAGCCACAGGAACTCCCGTTGCCGGCGAACTGGTGGTCAGCGGTCGTAAATGGATTTCCAAAGAACCTCTCAAGTTTGGCACCGACTACATCCTGAGCATCACCTCCGAAGACGCCGGCGGCAACAAGAACACCAGCCACAGTGCCTTCTCCACAGTTGCGGCGTCCCACGAGGCTGACGCCTGGGTGTACCCGGCCGCCGATTCCACGGTGGGCGTTGCCCAGCCGCTCGAGTTCAACTTCAGCGAGCCGGTCGTGAACAAGGAAGCCGTTGAGAAGGCCATCACCATCACCACCAGCACCGGCCAAAAAGGTGCCTTCCGCTGGTACTCGGACACCATGGTGCGCTATCGGGCAGAAACATACTGGCCTGCCAACAGCAAGCTCACGGTGAACATGGCGCTCTTCGGCACCGACATTGGCAACGGCATGATCTACAACGCCAATAGGGCCTATGGGGTCAACATTGGCAACAAAGTCGTCATGGAAGCAGACGCCACTAACAAGTTCGTGAACATCTTTGTCAACGACCAGCTGAGCAAAACTTTCCCGGCATCGATGGGCAGCGAGACCTTCCCCTCGGCATCGGGGTTCATGGTGCTCACCGCTGACAAACAGCGCCACGCCACCTTCAAGGCCTCAACCATCGGCCTCAAGCCTGGTGATCCCGGCGACTACGGTTCCGTAGATGTGGAATATGCCACGAGGCTCTCCAACAGCGGTATCTTCATCCACGAGGCTACTGCCTTCGCCATTCCTTACCTCGGCATCACCAACCTGTCCCACGGTTGCATTGGGCTCTCCCATGAGGGTGCAGGCTGGGTCTTTGAGAACATGCGTCCCGGGGACCTGGTTCACACTGTCGGTACACCCAATGACACGATCCTGCCCACCGACGGCTTTGGCGACTGGAACTTCGCGTTCGCCGACTACGCCTCGCGGTAG
- a CDS encoding Trm112 family protein has protein sequence MAKINEALLAILRCPVTGSPLAQHGEELISTVNGEDGVALHYRIDEGIALLLRPEQITA, from the coding sequence ATGGCAAAGATTAACGAGGCCCTGTTGGCAATACTGCGGTGCCCGGTCACGGGTTCGCCGTTGGCCCAGCACGGCGAGGAACTGATCAGCACCGTCAACGGCGAAGACGGCGTGGCGCTGCACTACCGTATCGATGAAGGCATCGCACTGCTGCTTCGGCCCGAACAAATTACTGCTTAG
- a CDS encoding DUF3499 domain-containing protein produces the protein MGTLRQCTRSACRETAVATLTYVYADSTAVLGPLATFAEPHCYDLCAKHSARLTAPLGWNVIHLARSDKPPAPGPDDLSALADAVREAANAGTDDSGVTSARREYRGTLEPPAQLPSNASSTGRRGHLRILRD, from the coding sequence GTGGGAACCCTTCGTCAATGCACCAGATCAGCCTGCCGGGAAACGGCCGTGGCCACTTTGACGTACGTCTATGCCGATTCGACGGCGGTTTTGGGGCCACTGGCAACTTTCGCCGAACCTCATTGCTACGACTTGTGCGCCAAACACTCCGCTCGATTGACGGCCCCGCTGGGCTGGAACGTCATCCATCTGGCACGATCGGATAAGCCGCCAGCACCTGGTCCGGATGACCTGTCTGCTCTGGCCGATGCCGTTAGGGAAGCTGCGAACGCAGGCACCGACGACTCTGGGGTTACCTCGGCACGGCGAGAATACCGTGGCACGCTGGAACCGCCGGCGCAGCTGCCCTCCAACGCCAGCAGCACCGGCCGCCGCGGACACCTTCGCATACTGCGCGACTAG
- a CDS encoding MBL fold metallo-hydrolase: MNAVWETIGTMVRRRRAANPGPMTLDGTNSYVLAAPGARGVVVVDPGPLLEDHLADLAAAGAVELILITHHHGDHTDGSARLHELTGAPVRAALPEFCHGADALYDGELIHAGGLTLEVLATPGHTSDSLCFAVTLGESGGPFANTEAASESVTKADPEAVIFTGDTILGSGSTVICHPGGKLGDYLASLALLRNRGSNAPGRQVAALPGHGPVLDDIAAAARGYEEHRAGRIAEVAHAVELLHKDGIAEPTPAQVAAIVYGDIPENLQGAAQLSVAAQLAYLRR, encoded by the coding sequence ATGAACGCTGTCTGGGAAACCATCGGCACCATGGTGCGGCGCAGGCGGGCTGCGAATCCCGGCCCCATGACCCTTGACGGGACCAACTCTTACGTTCTTGCCGCCCCCGGGGCGCGCGGCGTGGTGGTGGTTGACCCCGGTCCGCTGCTGGAAGATCATCTTGCTGACTTGGCTGCTGCCGGCGCGGTTGAGCTGATCCTGATCACTCACCATCACGGCGACCACACCGATGGCAGTGCCCGGCTCCATGAGCTCACCGGCGCGCCAGTACGGGCGGCCTTGCCGGAATTCTGCCACGGTGCTGATGCCCTGTACGACGGCGAACTCATCCACGCGGGCGGCCTCACCCTTGAGGTGCTCGCCACGCCCGGACATACCAGCGACTCACTGTGTTTTGCCGTGACCCTGGGGGAGTCGGGCGGACCTTTTGCTAACACTGAAGCCGCCTCTGAATCCGTCACAAAAGCCGATCCTGAAGCCGTGATTTTCACCGGCGATACCATTCTTGGCAGCGGCAGCACCGTGATTTGCCACCCAGGGGGCAAGCTGGGGGACTACCTCGCGTCCTTGGCACTCCTGCGCAACCGCGGAAGTAACGCCCCTGGGCGCCAGGTTGCGGCTTTGCCCGGGCATGGGCCGGTGCTGGACGATATCGCCGCGGCGGCCCGGGGCTATGAAGAACACCGGGCTGGCCGGATCGCAGAGGTGGCTCACGCCGTCGAACTTTTACACAAGGACGGTATCGCGGAGCCCACGCCAGCCCAGGTCGCGGCCATTGTGTATGGGGACATCCCGGAGAACCTGCAAGGCGCCGCGCAGCTCTCCGTCGCGGCACAATTGGCTTATCTTCGCCGTTGA
- a CDS encoding DUF5719 family protein, with the protein MSEKKGNKKDKNIAGRALEVGAAEVGAGENNDAATPATDATRSDTEVPAADAKIVAEVPAADARVVTEVPAADATSANAAAPAPAAPNVSEAPAADAISANAAAPAPAAPNVSEAAAAAPAPEATSKTPKAAPVEKTPAGSQKRSRREKASRRAVRRRWPAIVAGVATAALAVAAVGAASLYPGMDATAVTEPVPHVLPVGVSMANCQGPTQLLAGSAAGADPEFSANSSSTKTLLNAVVLSGATGEVPGASVQSLNGKFSPLFTVAKPLATPSGAPSASPAALTGEPKAKAQVVSGKSVDAASVLQLDPLAGERSQGAGSVVVDATDGDLAGLAGATCQAPANELWLAGASTTVGRTAILSLSNSSETPGNVSLELFGSNGPVQAAGSKGLVVAPGSVRSVVLSGLAPDEEMLTVHVKSVGGPVSGTIQQSVLRGLTPGGIDYLAPVQAPAQSLTIPGVQVRAANDSAKITAQKGYEDATTVLAVTVPGISDSVLEVKAFGADGQVPLPNGGVFTAAAGKVSTLSLAGLPAGNYSLAVSSDAPVAAAVRLINFTKAGDAVDLAFATSTARLGDTHVLTLPAGVESRLAFAAIEGSATINLVPVSASGVLGEGKDVELRAGSSVTVDPAKLLGSGAVAVVVSASGAPAFGSQLLLKDGSAGIAVLPIAPSAAGNSAINIITRY; encoded by the coding sequence GTGTCTGAGAAAAAGGGCAACAAGAAGGACAAAAATATTGCAGGCAGGGCTCTTGAAGTGGGCGCTGCTGAAGTGGGCGCTGGTGAAAATAACGACGCCGCCACACCAGCTACGGACGCGACGCGCAGCGACACAGAGGTGCCCGCAGCCGACGCAAAGATCGTGGCTGAGGTGCCCGCAGCCGACGCAAGGGTCGTGACTGAGGTGCCAGCCGCTGATGCCACATCGGCCAACGCTGCTGCGCCCGCTCCGGCTGCGCCCAACGTCTCTGAGGCGCCCGCCGCTGATGCCATATCGGCCAACGCTGCTGCGCCCGCTCCGGCTGCGCCCAACGTCTCTGAGGCGGCTGCTGCTGCGCCCGCTCCCGAGGCGACCTCAAAGACGCCGAAGGCAGCTCCTGTGGAGAAAACTCCCGCAGGGAGTCAGAAGCGGTCGCGCCGTGAGAAGGCGAGCAGGCGAGCCGTGCGCCGTCGTTGGCCAGCCATTGTTGCTGGCGTGGCCACGGCTGCCCTGGCGGTTGCCGCGGTGGGCGCCGCCAGTCTCTACCCCGGAATGGATGCTACGGCCGTCACTGAGCCGGTGCCGCATGTGCTTCCGGTGGGCGTTTCCATGGCGAACTGTCAGGGACCCACCCAGTTGCTTGCTGGTTCAGCAGCAGGGGCGGATCCGGAGTTTTCAGCTAACTCCTCAAGCACCAAAACCCTGTTGAACGCCGTAGTGCTCAGCGGTGCCACAGGAGAGGTTCCAGGGGCGTCCGTGCAGTCGCTGAATGGAAAGTTCTCGCCGCTGTTCACTGTGGCCAAGCCGCTTGCCACACCGTCGGGCGCGCCATCGGCTTCACCAGCAGCCTTGACCGGCGAGCCAAAGGCCAAAGCACAAGTAGTGAGCGGGAAATCCGTGGATGCTGCTTCCGTGCTGCAGCTTGACCCGCTGGCTGGCGAGAGATCTCAGGGCGCAGGATCGGTAGTGGTCGACGCCACCGACGGCGACCTGGCCGGACTGGCCGGGGCAACGTGCCAGGCACCTGCCAACGAATTATGGCTTGCAGGCGCGAGCACCACCGTGGGCCGGACAGCCATCTTGTCATTGAGCAATTCCTCCGAAACTCCGGGCAATGTTTCGCTGGAACTGTTTGGCTCCAATGGACCAGTCCAGGCTGCTGGCAGCAAGGGCTTGGTGGTTGCCCCGGGCAGCGTTCGATCCGTTGTTCTGTCCGGTCTGGCCCCTGACGAAGAAATGCTCACGGTTCATGTCAAGAGCGTGGGCGGTCCTGTTAGCGGCACCATTCAACAGTCGGTCCTGCGTGGGCTTACCCCCGGTGGCATCGATTATCTGGCCCCCGTTCAGGCTCCGGCACAGTCGCTGACCATCCCCGGTGTGCAGGTCCGGGCCGCCAACGACAGCGCAAAGATCACGGCCCAGAAGGGCTATGAGGATGCCACTACCGTTCTGGCTGTCACGGTTCCAGGAATCAGTGACTCCGTCCTAGAGGTCAAGGCCTTTGGCGCCGACGGTCAAGTGCCGCTGCCCAACGGAGGCGTGTTCACCGCCGCCGCTGGCAAGGTCAGCACGCTGTCCCTGGCCGGACTCCCAGCAGGCAACTATTCGCTCGCTGTGAGCTCAGATGCTCCGGTAGCGGCTGCTGTCCGGCTCATTAACTTCACTAAGGCGGGCGACGCCGTCGACCTCGCCTTCGCTACTTCCACGGCAAGGCTGGGTGACACCCATGTGCTGACCTTGCCTGCGGGCGTCGAATCACGCTTAGCCTTTGCCGCCATTGAGGGCAGCGCAACCATTAATCTGGTGCCCGTGTCAGCCAGCGGTGTGTTGGGCGAGGGGAAGGATGTGGAACTGCGTGCCGGCAGCTCCGTCACCGTGGATCCTGCAAAACTGCTCGGGTCCGGCGCTGTTGCAGTGGTGGTTTCAGCTTCCGGGGCACCGGCTTTTGGCTCTCAGTTGCTCCTCAAGGACGGTTCGGCCGGTATTGCCGTGCTGCCCATTGCCCCATCGGCTGCGGGAAATTCCGCCATCAACATCATCACCCGCTACTGA
- a CDS encoding RDD family protein: MSAIITGEAVVLELRPASFAARSVATAIDLFVTLAVGFGLFLLLFQLAFMLDPAAIRVMVLTTIVGLLVIVPVTVETLSRGKSLGKLAMGLRIVRDDGGSIRFRHALVRAMLAVLEIYMTLGSIACLVSLFNDKSKRLGDMLAGTYAIRDRAPKATPLQVSVAPELGQWATLVDIGRLPDPLARRISMFLRQGQAMAGNSRYAMAVELASEASAYVAPLPAPDTDPSVFLSALISERRDREHLRMGVAADRAAAVRGQLERHGVSGK, translated from the coding sequence ATGTCCGCAATTATCACTGGCGAAGCCGTCGTCCTCGAGCTTCGCCCAGCTTCCTTTGCCGCACGGTCCGTGGCGACCGCTATTGACCTGTTCGTGACCCTAGCAGTGGGTTTTGGCCTATTCCTGCTGCTGTTCCAGCTGGCATTCATGCTGGACCCGGCGGCAATCCGCGTCATGGTTCTGACGACGATCGTGGGCCTGCTGGTGATTGTCCCCGTCACCGTGGAGACCCTCAGCCGTGGAAAGTCTTTGGGCAAGCTCGCCATGGGCCTGCGGATAGTGAGGGACGACGGCGGTTCCATCCGTTTCCGGCATGCCCTAGTCCGCGCGATGCTGGCCGTGCTGGAAATTTACATGACGCTGGGTTCCATTGCCTGCCTGGTGTCCTTGTTCAATGACAAGTCCAAGCGGCTCGGCGACATGTTGGCCGGCACCTACGCCATCAGAGACCGCGCACCAAAGGCAACTCCGCTGCAGGTTTCTGTGGCCCCTGAACTGGGACAGTGGGCCACCTTGGTGGACATTGGCCGGCTTCCTGATCCGCTGGCCCGGCGCATCTCCATGTTCCTGCGGCAGGGACAGGCCATGGCCGGCAACTCCCGCTATGCCATGGCCGTGGAACTGGCCAGTGAAGCCAGCGCGTACGTGGCCCCGCTGCCAGCGCCTGACACCGATCCAAGCGTTTTTCTCTCAGCCCTCATCTCCGAGCGCCGCGATCGCGAACACCTCCGCATGGGCGTTGCCGCGGACCGCGCAGCTGCCGTACGCGGCCAGCTGGAGCGTCACGGCGTGAGCGGAAAGTAA
- a CDS encoding stage II sporulation protein M: protein MDMDAFTSVHRPQWERLNTLARKRRLSGNEADELLQLYQSVSGHLSLIRSVTAESALSASLSAILANARTRFTGARSNIFVDIARFFVIALPAAFYRIRWLTLIIGAVFIAIASLFALWVTGNPDVQAALGTDAELQQLVNHDFVNYYSENPAASFAGAVWTNNAWIAAQCVAFGITGVFVPYQIFMNAENVGMTAGAMFAYGKGDVFFSYILPHGLMELTAIFIAAAAGLRIFWAWVSPGPRTRLDSLALEGRSLMTVALGLVLVLLVSGLVEGFVTPSPLPVWAKITIGALVLAAYWAYTLILGGRAVRAGEQGDLHEDDAGAWLRSA, encoded by the coding sequence ATGGATATGGATGCCTTCACCTCGGTGCACCGCCCGCAATGGGAACGGCTGAACACTCTTGCCCGGAAGCGGCGTCTAAGCGGGAATGAGGCAGATGAGCTGCTGCAGCTGTACCAAAGTGTCTCTGGGCATTTGTCGCTGATCCGCTCCGTGACGGCCGAGAGTGCGCTTTCCGCATCACTGTCAGCCATTCTGGCCAATGCCCGCACACGGTTCACGGGGGCCCGGAGCAACATCTTCGTAGACATTGCCCGGTTCTTTGTCATAGCTTTACCGGCTGCCTTTTACCGGATCCGCTGGCTGACGCTCATCATCGGGGCCGTGTTCATTGCCATCGCATCCCTTTTTGCCTTGTGGGTGACGGGGAACCCGGACGTCCAGGCGGCTTTGGGCACAGATGCGGAACTACAGCAGCTGGTCAACCACGATTTCGTGAACTATTACTCGGAAAATCCAGCCGCATCCTTTGCCGGCGCGGTCTGGACCAACAATGCCTGGATCGCCGCCCAATGCGTGGCTTTCGGCATCACCGGCGTCTTTGTGCCCTACCAAATCTTCATGAACGCCGAAAATGTGGGCATGACCGCCGGGGCCATGTTCGCCTACGGCAAGGGCGATGTCTTCTTCAGCTACATCCTCCCGCACGGGCTCATGGAGCTGACGGCCATCTTCATTGCGGCCGCGGCTGGCCTGCGCATTTTCTGGGCCTGGGTGAGCCCGGGGCCCCGCACGCGCCTGGATTCTTTGGCTCTCGAGGGCCGATCACTCATGACCGTGGCTCTGGGCTTGGTCCTGGTGCTGTTGGTCTCGGGGCTCGTGGAGGGCTTTGTTACGCCAAGCCCGCTCCCCGTCTGGGCCAAGATCACCATTGGCGCGCTCGTTCTGGCCGCCTACTGGGCCTACACCTTGATCTTGGGTGGCCGTGCCGTGCGTGCCGGTGAGCAGGGCGATCTTCACGAGGACGACGCCGGAGCCTGGCTCCGCTCAGCCTGA